In the Paenibacillus sp. FSL H7-0357 genome, one interval contains:
- a CDS encoding LTA synthase family protein, with the protein MRYFLPSKRLGFLLLALLLCGFALNFFMQAASLNMDAMSVFSWIGEYYWLYLAGGLFFFFLLLVFSMILPSVYAGSAVAAVLCILLGIVDYKKLSTTGEPLFPWDLMLLKNAGEMSHITKGMIPPLALAAAVLLIAAVVWLLFKLPKIKVSLPLRMLFAVLSVAMITGFVSMVAHQSSLAVSMKYQNIFWNQKVNYKQNGLLFAFAGNLRQSLIEEPEGYSRRAIEEIAAKYSKLPDPVPNVQATQQPNILFMMDEAFFDPTRLPGLSFSEDPLKFIHGEESATPSGFLLSPEFGGNTANIEFEALTGMSMYFLKDGSIPYQQKIVKMSSLPSIVSILKERGYRALALHPYDETFYNRNRVYPILGFDAFTSEKDLDNAERITPEGYISDKAAVQEALRELKASSDPAFLHLVTMQNHFPFTKGHNGPNTISVEGTSPSYKDELETYTQNTKLTDEALAYLQQELLTLDRPTIAVFWGDHLPALSAGIYTDAGWDSEPRLKHETKLVMLANFDIGKEPLNTLSPAFLGPTVFRLSGQPMPPYYKLLGKVQDEMPGLSKQVLIGSNGVLTAFTPEQQQLLDDYRMVEYDLLEGENYSQDLLF; encoded by the coding sequence ATGCGATATTTTTTACCTTCCAAAAGATTGGGTTTCCTGCTGCTCGCTCTGCTGTTATGCGGCTTTGCTCTGAATTTCTTCATGCAAGCCGCTTCATTAAATATGGATGCGATGAGTGTTTTCAGCTGGATCGGAGAATATTACTGGTTGTATTTAGCCGGAGGCCTGTTCTTTTTCTTTCTCCTGCTGGTATTTTCTATGATATTGCCGAGCGTCTACGCCGGATCTGCGGTGGCCGCTGTGTTATGCATCCTGCTGGGTATTGTCGATTACAAGAAATTGTCCACCACCGGAGAACCGCTGTTTCCCTGGGATTTGATGCTGCTCAAAAATGCCGGGGAGATGAGCCATATAACCAAAGGCATGATTCCACCGCTTGCACTGGCAGCTGCTGTTCTGCTTATTGCCGCTGTGGTCTGGCTGCTCTTCAAACTGCCGAAGATTAAGGTATCCCTGCCGCTGAGAATGCTCTTTGCCGTGCTTTCGGTGGCGATGATAACCGGATTTGTTTCGATGGTCGCCCATCAGTCTTCTTTGGCTGTTTCGATGAAATATCAGAACATTTTCTGGAACCAGAAGGTGAATTACAAACAGAACGGTCTCTTATTTGCCTTTGCCGGCAATTTGCGCCAGAGCCTGATCGAAGAGCCTGAGGGCTACAGCCGCAGAGCGATAGAGGAGATCGCCGCCAAATACAGCAAGCTGCCGGATCCGGTTCCGAACGTACAGGCAACACAGCAGCCGAACATCCTGTTCATGATGGACGAAGCCTTCTTTGATCCTACCCGTCTGCCGGGGCTCTCCTTTAGTGAAGATCCGCTTAAGTTTATCCATGGGGAAGAATCTGCCACACCCTCCGGTTTCCTGCTCTCTCCTGAGTTTGGCGGCAATACGGCAAATATAGAATTTGAAGCGTTGACAGGGATGTCCATGTATTTTCTTAAGGACGGTTCCATTCCATATCAGCAAAAAATAGTGAAAATGTCCTCGCTGCCTTCAATTGTAAGCATTCTGAAGGAGCGTGGCTACCGGGCGCTGGCGCTGCATCCGTATGACGAGACGTTCTACAACCGCAACCGCGTGTACCCGATTCTCGGATTTGACGCTTTTACCAGCGAGAAGGATCTGGACAATGCCGAACGCATCACACCGGAGGGATACATTTCCGATAAGGCGGCTGTACAGGAGGCTTTGCGGGAGCTGAAGGCGTCCTCTGACCCGGCGTTTTTGCATCTGGTGACCATGCAGAATCATTTTCCGTTTACGAAGGGGCACAATGGACCGAATACGATATCCGTTGAAGGCACTTCACCGTCCTATAAAGACGAGCTTGAAACCTACACACAGAATACCAAGCTGACCGATGAGGCGCTGGCGTATCTGCAGCAGGAGCTGCTAACTCTTGATCGTCCTACGATTGCCGTCTTCTGGGGTGATCATTTGCCGGCCTTGTCGGCCGGAATATACACGGATGCCGGCTGGGACAGCGAGCCAAGGCTCAAGCACGAGACAAAGCTGGTGATGCTGGCGAATTTTGATATTGGCAAAGAGCCGCTGAACACTCTCAGCCCGGCCTTTCTGGGTCCTACAGTCTTTAGACTTTCGGGTCAGCCTATGCCCCCGTACTACAAACTTCTGGGGAAAGTGCAGGATGAGATGCCCGGTCTGAGCAAGCAGGTGCTGATCGGTTCCAACGGTGTACTGACAGCTTTTACTCCTGAACAGCAGCAGCTGCTGGATGACTACCGTATGGTAGAGTACGATCTGCTGGAGGGCGAGAATTATTCACAAGATTTGTTGTTCTGA
- a CDS encoding MgtC/SapB family protein, translated as MEIDLHTESIVKLLVAMLFGLFIGIDRQLKQKPLGIRTSMVISIASCLVTLVSIHAYDKFGGTDHPNMDPMRLAAQIVSGIGFLGAGVILRRGGDAISGLTSAALIWTASGIGIAVGAGFYVEAGYAVVLLMFAVNAVPLLIKAVGPQVLNKHEISVKIIMEPNYVLTEVIQKIEGRQMTDQRKTRRPGRTIRRMKIKDLDDGRQLIDMVLSAPDQDYATEIYYDVKKIEHVMSVEVEQL; from the coding sequence ATGGAGATTGATCTGCACACGGAATCGATAGTAAAGCTGCTTGTGGCCATGCTGTTCGGGCTGTTCATCGGTATCGACAGGCAATTAAAACAAAAGCCGCTGGGGATTCGGACCAGTATGGTCATCAGTATCGCAAGCTGTTTAGTGACGCTTGTCTCGATCCATGCTTATGACAAGTTCGGGGGAACGGACCACCCCAACATGGACCCGATGCGCCTGGCGGCGCAGATTGTCAGCGGGATCGGATTTTTAGGCGCGGGTGTAATCCTGCGCAGAGGCGGAGACGCGATTTCCGGATTAACTTCGGCGGCGCTGATCTGGACGGCCTCGGGGATTGGCATCGCGGTTGGAGCAGGCTTTTATGTGGAAGCGGGGTATGCAGTTGTGCTGCTGATGTTTGCCGTCAATGCTGTGCCGCTGCTGATCAAAGCCGTTGGACCACAGGTGCTGAACAAGCATGAGATTTCCGTCAAGATCATAATGGAGCCCAATTATGTGCTGACCGAGGTGATCCAGAAGATCGAGGGACGTCAAATGACCGATCAGCGAAAGACGAGAAGACCGGGACGGACGATCCGGCGGATGAAGATCAAGGATCTGGATGACGGCAGGCAACTGATTGACATGGTGCTGTCTGCGCCTGATCAGGATTATGCGACGGAAATTTATTATGATGTGAAGAAAATTGAACATGTAATGAGCGTAGAAGTGGAACAGTTGTAA
- a CDS encoding SDR family oxidoreductase: MTDQKLKGKVAIVTGGGSGIGRASVLEFARNGAKVVLLDRTVENAEKVVRQVNQEGGEAVVIECNIAEPQQVEAAVKQAAAKWGRLDVVFANAGINGAMTPIETMDIESWDQTIHINLRGTFATVKYAIPHLKENGGSILINSSINGNRVFSNIGFSAYSTTKAGQVAFMKMAALELAQYKIRVNAICPGAIKTNIDDNTYPSDDLKEVQIEVNFPDGGQPLEEGPGRPDQVAKLALFLASADSDHITGTEIYCDGAESLLHG; this comes from the coding sequence ATGACAGACCAGAAGCTGAAAGGCAAGGTAGCTATTGTTACTGGAGGCGGTTCCGGGATCGGAAGAGCATCGGTGCTGGAGTTCGCCAGAAACGGAGCAAAGGTGGTACTGCTCGACCGGACGGTTGAAAATGCCGAGAAGGTTGTACGTCAGGTGAATCAGGAAGGCGGGGAAGCCGTCGTCATTGAATGTAACATTGCCGAACCGCAGCAGGTGGAAGCGGCGGTGAAGCAAGCGGCCGCAAAGTGGGGGCGGCTTGATGTTGTGTTCGCCAATGCCGGGATAAACGGAGCGATGACTCCGATTGAAACGATGGATATTGAGTCCTGGGATCAGACGATTCATATCAACCTCCGTGGAACCTTTGCCACTGTCAAATATGCAATTCCGCATTTGAAAGAGAACGGAGGCAGCATACTGATCAACAGCTCGATTAACGGTAACCGCGTGTTCTCTAATATAGGTTTCTCTGCCTACAGCACGACGAAGGCCGGTCAGGTGGCTTTTATGAAGATGGCTGCACTGGAGCTGGCCCAATACAAAATTCGTGTGAATGCCATCTGTCCGGGGGCGATCAAGACGAATATTGATGACAATACGTATCCTTCCGACGATCTCAAAGAAGTGCAGATCGAGGTGAACTTTCCGGACGGCGGGCAGCCGCTGGAGGAAGGTCCCGGACGACCTGATCAGGTGGCCAAACTTGCCCTGTTTCTGGCATCCGCCGATTCGGATCATATTACGGGAACAGAGATTTATTGTGACGGAGCCGAGTCGCTGCTGCATGGCTGA
- a CDS encoding carbohydrate ABC transporter permease, which translates to MRKNLTGYAFISPFIIGFLSFTLVPMIISLYLSFTKYNLFAPPQWVGLDNYTKMFTGDPKYLHSLKVTLMYVFIGVPLRLGFALFVAMILNTKSRMVGAYRTVYYLPSIIGGSVAVSIMWRNIFSDTGIINGLLGFFGLGPVSWFGDPGAALIMLITLSVWQFGSSMLIFLAGLKNISGEMYEAASVDGASFFRKFFKITLPLLSSVILFNLVMQTISAFMTFVPAYIISKGEGGPMDGTMLYSLYLFRQAFMFNNMGYASAMAWVMLLLVGIMTGILFKTSRSWVFYESGGGK; encoded by the coding sequence CTGCGCAAAAACCTGACAGGATACGCATTTATCAGTCCTTTTATTATTGGTTTCCTGAGCTTCACACTGGTTCCTATGATCATTTCCTTGTATCTGTCCTTTACCAAATATAATCTGTTCGCCCCCCCTCAATGGGTGGGGCTGGACAATTATACTAAGATGTTTACAGGTGATCCCAAGTACCTGCATTCCCTGAAAGTCACCTTGATGTACGTGTTCATCGGTGTCCCGCTGCGGTTGGGATTTGCCCTGTTTGTGGCGATGATCCTCAATACAAAGTCGCGAATGGTGGGGGCCTACCGGACCGTTTATTACTTGCCCTCCATCATCGGCGGCAGTGTGGCTGTCTCAATTATGTGGCGCAACATCTTTAGCGATACCGGAATTATCAACGGCCTGCTGGGATTTTTCGGACTTGGGCCCGTGAGCTGGTTCGGAGATCCGGGTGCCGCGCTCATAATGCTGATTACCTTATCGGTCTGGCAATTCGGTTCCTCGATGCTGATCTTTCTGGCCGGTCTAAAAAATATTTCCGGTGAAATGTATGAAGCCGCCAGTGTAGACGGTGCAAGCTTCTTCCGCAAGTTCTTCAAAATAACGCTGCCGCTGCTTAGTTCAGTGATTCTATTCAATCTGGTTATGCAGACGATCAGCGCATTTATGACATTTGTGCCAGCCTACATTATTTCCAAAGGCGAAGGAGGGCCGATGGACGGAACCATGCTTTATTCCCTGTATTTGTTCCGCCAGGCATTTATGTTCAACAATATGGGCTATGCGTCGGCTATGGCCTGGGTGATGCTCCTGCTCGTCGGAATTATGACTGGAATTCTGTTCAAAACATCCAGATCATGGGTTTTCTATGAATCGGGAGGAGGGAAATGA
- a CDS encoding substrate-binding domain-containing protein yields the protein MKKLWMVYVLLIGIFLVYVLNYKLQADAADPWETAGLRGNIEDKYVMVTFQSGIDYWKSVLKGFEDAAEELNVSVEYHGSTQHDANEQMTVLEQMIAKKPAGIAISAVNSELLTATINKAVDSGIPVVLFDSGAPDSKAYSFLGTNNYNAGVEAARKMAQLTGGKGEVAIITTPEQHNHQERTDGFSVTIRSEFPEMKLVAIKDGRGDQVASREAAEQLVAEYPELTGIFATESNGGIGVAEAVEMKQGAGSLLKIISFDTDKGTLDLVKEGRIAATMAQGTWNMGYWSLTELFHLHRDLDEDPAAYANNKPIPVPDTVDTGIDVVTRANVDNYYAK from the coding sequence TTGAAAAAGCTGTGGATGGTATATGTGCTGTTAATCGGTATTTTTCTCGTTTATGTGCTGAATTACAAGCTGCAGGCTGACGCTGCGGATCCATGGGAGACAGCCGGTCTGCGCGGCAATATAGAAGATAAATATGTGATGGTTACCTTTCAAAGTGGAATTGATTATTGGAAAAGCGTACTGAAGGGCTTCGAAGATGCTGCGGAGGAGCTGAACGTCTCCGTCGAATACCATGGCTCGACCCAGCATGATGCCAATGAGCAAATGACAGTATTGGAGCAAATGATAGCCAAAAAACCGGCGGGAATTGCCATTTCGGCAGTCAATTCCGAGCTGCTCACAGCGACGATCAATAAGGCCGTGGACAGCGGCATCCCCGTCGTGCTGTTTGACTCGGGAGCACCGGACAGCAAGGCCTACTCTTTCCTTGGCACTAACAACTACAATGCCGGAGTTGAAGCAGCGCGGAAGATGGCCCAGCTCACCGGCGGCAAAGGGGAGGTGGCGATTATTACGACCCCGGAGCAGCATAATCATCAGGAGCGTACGGACGGCTTCAGCGTCACCATCCGCAGCGAATTCCCTGAGATGAAGCTGGTAGCAATCAAGGATGGACGCGGCGATCAGGTGGCTTCCAGGGAAGCGGCGGAACAGCTGGTAGCGGAATACCCGGAGCTTACAGGTATCTTTGCTACGGAGTCCAATGGGGGAATAGGAGTAGCCGAGGCGGTGGAAATGAAGCAGGGAGCCGGATCATTACTCAAGATCATCAGCTTCGATACGGATAAAGGCACACTTGATCTTGTTAAAGAAGGCAGAATCGCCGCCACGATGGCGCAAGGTACCTGGAATATGGGCTACTGGTCGCTTACGGAGCTGTTTCATTTACACCGTGATCTGGATGAGGACCCTGCCGCCTACGCCAATAACAAGCCTATTCCTGTGCCCGATACGGTAGACACCGGCATTGATGTGGTGACCCGGGCCAATGTGGACAACTATTATGCCAAATAG
- a CDS encoding extracellular solute-binding protein, with translation MLAGCGGNNNTTATATNSEATAGANNKPAATTSAEPVTLRIAWWGGDTRHSYTQQVIDMYEEQNPNVTIEPEYASFDDYWKKLAPQAAANRLPDIVQMDISYINQYGTNGQLEDMGAYLNQSIQVGDVNENVLATGKIDSKQYGIPLGVNVLGFQYDPALLKKAGVDSIPENWTWDDYKEIALKSKDAGLYIDTSMAADVFFNYYLRTKGVSLYNTDGSALGYEDDAMFSDFFGMLSDLIVKGAVPSQDKLSQNKGVIEETDVVKGTGIGVWQWSNQYVALQIAVNRPMALAQMPGPDMEKGLYMQPSMYWSITANSKAKEEAAKFIDFWINNAEANKLIKGERGVPISSKIKESLSTELTDSGKQVFQFVADMEPKTSPMSPPVGSPEVVALLTDLAEQMNFGQIKSDAAAARFRKEANEILANR, from the coding sequence ATGCTTGCCGGCTGCGGAGGAAACAATAACACTACAGCCACCGCAACCAATTCGGAAGCGACAGCAGGAGCAAATAACAAGCCGGCAGCTACAACCTCAGCGGAGCCTGTAACCTTGCGTATTGCCTGGTGGGGCGGAGACACCCGTCATTCGTATACTCAGCAAGTGATCGATATGTATGAAGAGCAGAATCCGAACGTTACGATTGAACCGGAATATGCGTCCTTTGATGATTACTGGAAGAAGCTGGCTCCTCAGGCAGCGGCAAACCGCTTGCCCGATATTGTGCAAATGGATATTTCCTATATTAATCAATATGGAACGAACGGTCAGCTGGAGGATATGGGCGCCTACTTAAACCAATCGATTCAGGTCGGAGACGTGAATGAGAATGTGCTTGCGACCGGTAAAATTGACAGCAAACAGTACGGCATTCCGCTGGGTGTCAATGTTCTTGGTTTCCAATACGATCCGGCACTGCTCAAGAAAGCCGGTGTAGACAGCATTCCTGAGAACTGGACTTGGGACGATTATAAGGAAATTGCACTCAAGAGCAAAGACGCCGGGTTGTATATAGACACCTCGATGGCGGCGGATGTCTTTTTCAACTACTATCTGCGCACCAAAGGAGTGTCACTCTACAACACGGACGGTTCTGCACTGGGTTATGAAGATGATGCAATGTTCAGTGACTTTTTCGGAATGCTCTCTGATTTGATTGTCAAAGGTGCTGTACCTTCCCAGGATAAGCTGAGCCAGAATAAAGGGGTTATTGAAGAGACGGATGTGGTCAAAGGAACGGGGATCGGGGTCTGGCAGTGGTCGAACCAGTATGTGGCCCTGCAAATTGCTGTGAACCGTCCGATGGCGCTGGCGCAAATGCCTGGGCCGGATATGGAAAAAGGGCTGTATATGCAGCCAAGCATGTACTGGTCGATCACAGCCAACTCCAAGGCTAAAGAAGAAGCGGCGAAATTCATTGATTTCTGGATCAACAATGCCGAAGCGAACAAGCTGATCAAAGGTGAACGCGGCGTGCCGATTTCCAGCAAAATCAAAGAATCACTGTCCACTGAACTGACAGATTCCGGCAAACAGGTCTTCCAGTTCGTAGCGGACATGGAGCCGAAGACTTCGCCAATGAGCCCGCCGGTGGGATCGCCGGAAGTGGTGGCCCTGCTGACCGACCTTGCCGAGCAAATGAACTTCGGCCAGATTAAGTCAGATGCTGCCGCTGCCCGGTTCCGTAAGGAAGCGAATGAAATTCTCGCGAACCGTTAA
- a CDS encoding cache domain-containing sensor histidine kinase: protein MRKSGLTMEKLKFNNLPIRYKLIIHFLLISILPSIGLGLLIGWTVDRIIEEQSNENTMQLIGKVNTALENDVENLQKITYLISFDPGVQAFLDGTEKAETRLKEAGTSGESAEYNIRKFLQGFTTLSSEIAGIMLVNREGNFISNEMYARPETRVTNEAWYKEAVDNKGIFKIVGHPYGRAVMSHVDYKESEVVSAVRAIVDPETQVVQGVVLVDLKLRVIAETARDVTLGKTGYLTVVDDSGEMIYAPQHPFMQKIPAGLFSETSGITSETVDGRHLQLIYRTSAFTGWTTMGVFPMEESAYGVREITFNVVTFVFVVCMLGMTASFYLAYSISRPIGQLASFMSKAQSGDLTIRYWGNRSDEIGLLGRSFNSMLAQISRLLSLTELQARQKREAELRSLQAHIKPHFLYNTLDTIHWMARSKGAEDIAEVVQSLSKLFRLGLSKGSDIVPLSDELEHIISYLKIQQVRYSSKLTYSIEVEPRLRELYVLKLLLQPMVENAIYHGIKERRGPGQLTISVVEREGDLYLTVTDDGAGIPEAQLSILNQRLEAVGSSSDAAEAEQPLPGSTGSGYGILNVQARIRLTYGQPYGLRIDSRQGEGTAATIRHPVVREAYPRD, encoded by the coding sequence ATGCGGAAGAGCGGCTTGACGATGGAGAAGCTGAAGTTTAACAATCTGCCGATCCGGTATAAGCTGATCATCCATTTTTTATTGATCAGCATTCTGCCTTCGATCGGGCTAGGATTGCTGATTGGCTGGACGGTGGACCGGATTATCGAAGAGCAGAGCAACGAGAATACGATGCAGCTGATCGGCAAGGTCAATACGGCGCTGGAAAATGATGTGGAGAATCTGCAGAAGATAACCTACCTGATTTCTTTTGATCCGGGGGTGCAGGCTTTTCTGGATGGCACCGAGAAGGCGGAAACGCGGTTGAAGGAAGCAGGCACAAGCGGAGAATCGGCAGAGTACAATATCCGCAAGTTTCTGCAGGGCTTTACTACGCTTAGCTCTGAAATTGCCGGAATTATGCTGGTCAACCGTGAAGGCAATTTCATCAGTAATGAAATGTATGCCCGCCCCGAAACCCGTGTGACTAATGAAGCATGGTACAAGGAGGCTGTTGATAATAAAGGGATATTCAAAATTGTCGGACATCCTTATGGGCGCGCAGTCATGTCCCATGTTGATTATAAAGAAAGCGAAGTGGTATCCGCCGTGAGAGCGATTGTTGATCCGGAGACGCAGGTGGTGCAGGGCGTGGTTCTGGTCGATTTGAAGCTGCGGGTCATTGCCGAGACGGCGCGCGATGTGACGCTGGGCAAAACCGGTTATTTGACGGTAGTGGATGACAGCGGGGAAATGATCTATGCTCCGCAGCATCCTTTTATGCAAAAGATTCCGGCCGGCCTGTTCAGTGAAACCTCCGGCATCACCTCGGAGACTGTAGACGGCCGCCATTTGCAGTTGATCTACAGGACTTCTGCCTTTACAGGATGGACGACAATGGGCGTCTTTCCAATGGAGGAATCAGCTTATGGCGTGCGGGAGATTACGTTTAATGTCGTAACGTTTGTGTTTGTGGTCTGTATGCTGGGGATGACGGCATCCTTTTATCTGGCGTATTCGATTTCCCGCCCGATCGGCCAGCTCGCTTCCTTCATGAGCAAGGCGCAATCCGGCGATTTGACGATCCGCTACTGGGGCAACCGCTCGGATGAAATCGGGCTGCTTGGCCGCAGCTTCAACAGTATGCTGGCCCAAATCAGCAGGCTGCTCTCCTTGACGGAGCTGCAGGCCCGGCAGAAGCGGGAGGCGGAGCTGCGCAGTCTACAGGCGCATATCAAACCGCATTTTTTATATAATACGCTGGATACGATCCACTGGATGGCCCGCAGCAAGGGGGCGGAGGATATCGCCGAGGTGGTCCAGTCTTTATCCAAGCTGTTCCGCCTTGGACTCAGCAAAGGCAGCGACATTGTCCCGCTCTCCGATGAGCTGGAGCATATCATCAGTTATCTGAAGATCCAGCAGGTCCGCTACAGCAGCAAGCTGACGTATAGCATTGAGGTGGAGCCGCGGCTCCGGGAGCTCTATGTGCTTAAGCTGCTGCTTCAGCCGATGGTAGAGAACGCGATTTATCACGGAATCAAAGAGCGGCGCGGTCCGGGTCAACTCACCATTTCGGTGGTAGAACGTGAGGGGGATTTGTACTTGACAGTTACAGATGACGGGGCAGGTATTCCGGAAGCGCAGCTCTCCATCCTGAACCAACGGCTTGAGGCTGTCGGGAGCAGCAGTGACGCTGCGGAAGCGGAACAGCCGCTTCCCGGCAGCACAGGGAGCGGCTACGGCATTCTCAATGTCCAGGCACGGATTAGGCTGACCTACGGGCAGCCATACGGACTCCGCATCGACAGCAGACAAGGTGAGGGAACCGCTGCAACGATCCGGCATCCTGTCGTTCGTGAAGCGTATCCCCGCGATTGA
- a CDS encoding aldose 1-epimerase, producing the protein MSITAFEGQYEGEAAVWLKAGRYEAAILPGIGGNLICFRDTENGYRFLHEPGASEMEAFKASPGIHGIPVLFPPNRYEDGGFPWNGQTYKFPVNEAATGNHLHGFLHTAAWEVEEFGSGKSESFVTVAIKVDENHPSYQYLPFKYTVKLRYTLGEATGLSQQLLVHNDGGELMPCLLAFHTAINAPFAPDSSPQDYRVKATIGERWELSDRMLPTGAFQELTADEIALRDEGVNPFFAPMDNHYTAVPQNGRNRMELTDSKSGVTLVYDVGTSYKQWMIWNNGATEGFFCPEPQINLVNAPKVDLPADEIGLFGLKPGEFWEETSRLYVK; encoded by the coding sequence ATGTCGATTACTGCATTCGAAGGACAATATGAAGGAGAGGCTGCAGTCTGGCTGAAAGCGGGACGTTACGAGGCAGCTATCCTGCCGGGCATCGGCGGCAATCTGATTTGCTTCCGTGATACCGAAAACGGTTACCGTTTCCTGCATGAGCCGGGCGCGTCAGAGATGGAGGCCTTTAAAGCCAGCCCTGGAATTCACGGCATACCTGTACTGTTTCCTCCGAATCGTTATGAAGATGGGGGATTTCCATGGAATGGACAAACCTACAAGTTTCCGGTGAATGAGGCTGCAACAGGCAACCATCTGCACGGATTTTTACATACGGCTGCGTGGGAAGTTGAAGAATTCGGCAGCGGTAAAAGCGAAAGCTTCGTTACGGTGGCGATCAAGGTAGACGAGAATCACCCGTCCTATCAATACCTGCCGTTCAAATATACGGTCAAGCTGCGCTACACGCTGGGCGAAGCAACCGGGCTGTCCCAGCAACTGCTGGTCCACAATGACGGCGGCGAGCTGATGCCTTGCCTGCTGGCCTTCCACACGGCGATCAATGCGCCGTTTGCACCGGACAGCTCGCCTCAGGATTACCGTGTGAAGGCAACCATTGGCGAGCGTTGGGAGTTGAGTGATCGTATGCTGCCCACCGGCGCTTTCCAGGAGTTGACGGCAGACGAAATCGCGTTACGTGATGAAGGAGTCAATCCGTTCTTTGCGCCGATGGACAACCATTACACCGCTGTACCGCAAAACGGCCGCAACCGGATGGAACTGACGGACAGCAAGTCCGGCGTTACGCTCGTGTATGATGTCGGAACCTCCTACAAGCAATGGATGATCTGGAACAATGGCGCTACAGAAGGATTCTTCTGTCCGGAGCCGCAGATTAACCTGGTGAATGCCCCGAAGGTGGATCTTCCTGCCGATGAGATCGGATTGTTCGGCCTGAAGCCGGGCGAATTCTGGGAAGAAACCAGCCGTCTGTACGTGAAATAG
- a CDS encoding carbohydrate ABC transporter permease, whose product MAKYKMKWPIYHLLIGGLAIIMLYPIVWMIMSSFKESRLVFVTAQQLLPHPWEWGNYAKGWEGVAGYSFGVFIKNSFVIVIVATFGAVFSSSLVAFGFARNKFAGHGLWFGIMMMTLMLPSDVVLVPQYIIYTKLNWLDSIRPIVIPQFFGVPFFIFLMLQFIRTIPAELDEAATIDGCGKFRLYYKIILPLIRPSMATAAIFSFYWRWEDLLGPVLYLNSPSKYTVSMGLKMFLDSESVSNWGPMFAMSVLSLTPVMLIFFIFQKQIVDGISTSGLKG is encoded by the coding sequence ATGGCGAAGTATAAAATGAAATGGCCGATCTATCACCTGCTTATCGGCGGACTCGCCATCATCATGCTGTACCCGATTGTATGGATGATCATGAGCTCCTTTAAGGAGAGCCGTTTGGTGTTCGTCACGGCGCAGCAGCTGCTTCCGCATCCCTGGGAGTGGGGGAACTACGCCAAAGGCTGGGAAGGGGTCGCAGGATATTCGTTCGGCGTCTTTATCAAGAACTCATTCGTTATCGTCATTGTGGCTACTTTTGGTGCGGTGTTCTCTTCCTCACTGGTTGCCTTCGGATTCGCCCGCAACAAATTTGCCGGCCATGGCCTGTGGTTCGGGATCATGATGATGACGCTGATGCTGCCCTCGGATGTAGTGCTGGTGCCGCAATATATAATTTATACGAAGCTGAATTGGCTGGACAGCATCAGACCGATTGTAATTCCGCAATTTTTCGGTGTCCCGTTTTTTATCTTCCTGATGCTGCAGTTCATCCGCACGATTCCCGCAGAGCTGGACGAGGCGGCGACGATTGACGGCTGCGGTAAATTCAGATTGTATTACAAGATTATTCTGCCACTGATCCGGCCTTCTATGGCGACTGCAGCAATCTTCTCCTTCTACTGGCGCTGGGAGGATTTGCTCGGGCCTGTGCTGTATTTGAACTCTCCATCCAAATACACAGTATCCATGGGTCTCAAAATGTTTCTCGACAGTGAATCTGTTTCCAATTGGGGGCCGATGTTCGCGATGTCTGTGCTCAGTCTCACGCCGGTTATGCTGATATTCTTTATCTTCCAGAAGCAGATAGTGGATGGCATCAGTACCAGCGGACTGAAGGGTTGA